A DNA window from Actinokineospora baliensis contains the following coding sequences:
- the carB gene encoding carbamoyl-phosphate synthase large subunit: protein MPKREDIKHVLVIGSGPIVIGQACEFDYSGTQACRVLREEGLRVSLVNSNPATIMTDPEFADATYIEPITPDFVEKVIAAERPDAILATLGGQTALNTAVALHERGVLEKYNVELIGADIDAIQRGEDRQKFKDIVADIGGETPRSRVCHSMDEVRETVAELGLPVVIRPSFTMGGLGSGMAYTADELERLASSGLAESPVTEVLIEESVLGWKEYELELMRDKNDNVVVICSIENIDPMGVHTGDSVTVAPAMTLTDREFQHMRDVGIDVLRAVGVDTGGCNIQFAINPATGRMVVIEMNPRVSRSSALASKATGFPIAKIAAKLAIGYTLDEIRNDITGETPASFEPSLDYVVVKVPRFAFEKFPGADPTLTTTMKSVGEAMSIGRNFVEALGKALRSMETKAAGFWTSPDPESVSLEALLTQLRLGHDGRLYTVERALRLGASVEQVHEASGIDPWFLDQIAFLVDLRGELETAPVLDEPLLRRAKRCGLSDRQIAALRPELAGEDGVRSLRHRLGVRPVFKTVDTCAAEFAAHTPYHYSAYELDPDAETEVLPQTEKPKVLILGSGPNRIGQGIEFDYSCVHAAMALRAAGYETVMVNCNPETVSTDYDTSDRLYFEPLTFEDVLEVVHAEQTSGTVAGVIVQLGGQTPLGLARRLAGVGVPIVGTPPEAIHLAEDRGAFGEVLTNAGLPAPKYGTATSFVGAKRIADEIGYPVLVRPSYVLGGRGMEIVYDEQTLAGYIKRATEVSPEHPVLVDRFLDDAIEIDVDALCDGTEVYLGGVMEHIEEAGIHSGDSSCALPPITLGRTDLEAVRRSTEAIAFGVGVRGLLNVQYALKDDVLYVLEANPRASRTVPFVSKATAAPLAKAAARIMLGATIADLRAEGMLPATGDGAELPAGAPVAVKEAVLPFHRFRTPEGQGVDSLLGPEMKSTGEVMGIDASFGKAFAKSQTASYGSLPTSGRVFVSVANRDKRAMVFPVKRLADFGFEVLATSGTAEVLRRNGIPCTVVRKHFEGDNNIVDLIREGAVEMVINTPYGNHGPRVDGYEIRTAAVSRDIPCITTIQGAAAAVHGIEALIRDDIGVRPLQALQAALRADWDKSR, encoded by the coding sequence ATGCCCAAGCGCGAGGACATCAAGCACGTGCTGGTGATCGGGTCCGGCCCGATCGTCATCGGCCAGGCCTGCGAGTTCGACTACTCCGGCACCCAGGCCTGCCGGGTGCTGCGCGAGGAGGGCCTGCGGGTCAGCCTGGTCAACTCCAACCCGGCGACGATCATGACCGACCCGGAGTTCGCCGACGCCACCTACATCGAGCCGATCACCCCGGACTTCGTCGAGAAGGTCATCGCGGCCGAGCGGCCGGACGCCATCCTGGCCACCCTCGGCGGCCAGACCGCGCTCAACACCGCCGTCGCGCTGCACGAGCGCGGCGTGCTGGAGAAGTACAACGTCGAGCTGATCGGCGCCGACATCGACGCCATCCAGCGCGGCGAGGACCGGCAGAAGTTCAAGGACATCGTCGCCGACATCGGCGGCGAGACCCCGCGCAGCCGGGTCTGCCACTCCATGGACGAGGTCCGCGAGACCGTCGCCGAGCTCGGCCTGCCGGTGGTCATCCGGCCCTCGTTCACCATGGGCGGCCTCGGCTCCGGCATGGCCTACACCGCCGACGAGCTCGAGCGGCTGGCCTCCTCCGGTCTGGCCGAGAGCCCGGTCACCGAGGTGCTCATCGAGGAGAGCGTGCTCGGCTGGAAGGAGTACGAGCTCGAGCTGATGCGCGACAAGAACGACAACGTCGTGGTCATCTGCTCGATCGAGAACATCGACCCGATGGGTGTGCACACCGGCGACTCGGTGACCGTCGCGCCCGCGATGACCCTGACCGACCGCGAGTTCCAGCACATGCGCGACGTGGGCATCGACGTGCTGCGCGCGGTCGGCGTCGACACCGGCGGCTGCAACATCCAGTTCGCGATCAACCCGGCGACCGGCCGGATGGTCGTGATCGAGATGAACCCCCGGGTGTCGCGCTCGAGCGCGCTGGCCTCCAAGGCCACCGGCTTCCCGATCGCCAAGATCGCCGCCAAGCTGGCCATCGGCTACACCCTCGACGAGATCCGCAACGACATCACCGGCGAGACCCCGGCCAGCTTCGAGCCGTCGCTGGACTACGTCGTGGTGAAGGTGCCGCGGTTCGCCTTCGAGAAGTTCCCCGGCGCCGACCCCACGCTGACCACGACGATGAAGTCCGTCGGCGAGGCCATGTCCATCGGCCGCAACTTCGTCGAGGCGCTGGGCAAGGCGCTGCGCTCGATGGAGACCAAGGCCGCCGGGTTCTGGACCAGCCCCGACCCCGAGTCGGTGTCGCTGGAGGCGCTGCTGACCCAGCTGCGGCTCGGTCACGACGGCAGGCTCTACACCGTCGAGCGGGCGCTGCGGCTCGGTGCCTCCGTCGAGCAGGTGCACGAGGCCTCGGGCATCGACCCGTGGTTCCTCGACCAGATCGCGTTCCTGGTCGACCTGCGCGGCGAGCTGGAGACCGCGCCGGTGCTCGACGAGCCGCTGCTGCGCCGGGCCAAGCGCTGCGGGCTGTCCGACCGGCAGATCGCCGCGCTGCGCCCGGAACTGGCGGGCGAGGACGGCGTGCGCAGCCTGCGGCACCGCCTGGGCGTGCGGCCGGTGTTCAAGACCGTGGACACCTGTGCCGCCGAGTTCGCCGCGCACACCCCGTACCACTACTCGGCCTACGAGCTCGACCCGGACGCCGAGACCGAGGTGCTGCCGCAGACCGAGAAGCCCAAGGTGCTCATCCTCGGCTCCGGCCCCAACCGCATCGGGCAGGGCATCGAGTTCGACTACTCGTGCGTGCACGCGGCGATGGCGCTGCGCGCGGCCGGGTACGAGACGGTGATGGTCAACTGCAACCCGGAGACCGTCTCCACCGACTACGACACCTCCGACCGCCTCTACTTCGAGCCGCTGACCTTCGAGGACGTGCTCGAGGTCGTGCACGCCGAGCAGACCTCCGGCACCGTCGCGGGCGTGATCGTGCAGCTCGGTGGGCAGACCCCGCTCGGGTTGGCGCGGCGGCTGGCCGGGGTCGGCGTGCCGATCGTGGGCACCCCGCCGGAGGCCATCCACCTGGCCGAGGACCGCGGCGCGTTCGGTGAGGTGCTGACCAACGCCGGGCTCCCCGCGCCGAAGTACGGCACCGCCACCTCCTTCGTCGGTGCCAAGCGGATCGCCGACGAGATCGGCTACCCGGTGCTCGTCCGCCCCTCTTACGTGCTCGGCGGGCGCGGCATGGAGATCGTCTACGACGAGCAGACCCTGGCCGGGTACATCAAGCGCGCCACCGAGGTCAGCCCGGAGCACCCGGTGCTGGTCGACCGGTTCCTCGACGACGCCATCGAGATCGACGTCGACGCGCTGTGCGACGGCACCGAGGTCTACCTCGGCGGGGTCATGGAGCACATCGAGGAGGCCGGGATCCACTCCGGCGACTCGTCCTGCGCGCTGCCGCCGATCACCCTGGGTCGCACCGACCTGGAGGCCGTGCGCCGCTCCACCGAGGCCATCGCGTTCGGCGTCGGCGTGCGCGGCCTGCTCAACGTGCAGTACGCGCTCAAGGACGACGTGCTCTACGTGCTGGAGGCCAACCCGCGCGCCAGCCGGACCGTGCCGTTCGTGTCCAAGGCCACCGCGGCCCCGCTGGCGAAGGCCGCGGCGCGGATCATGCTCGGCGCGACCATCGCCGACCTGCGCGCCGAGGGCATGCTCCCGGCCACCGGTGACGGCGCCGAGCTGCCCGCGGGTGCGCCGGTCGCGGTCAAGGAGGCGGTGCTGCCGTTCCACCGCTTCCGCACCCCGGAGGGGCAGGGCGTCGACTCGCTGCTCGGCCCGGAGATGAAGTCCACAGGCGAGGTCATGGGTATCGACGCCTCCTTCGGCAAGGCGTTCGCCAAGTCCCAGACCGCCTCTTACGGCTCCCTGCCCACCTCGGGCCGGGTGTTCGTGTCGGTGGCGAACCGGGACAAGCGGGCGATGGTGTTCCCGGTGAAGCGCTTGGCGGACTTCGGGTTCGAGGTGCTGGCCACCTCGGGCACCGCGGAGGTGCTGCGCCGCAACGGGATCCCGTGCACCGTGGTGCGCAAGCACTTCGAGGGCGACAACAACATCGTCGACCTCATCCGCGAGGGTGCCGTCGAGATGGTCATCAACACCCCGTACGGCAACCACGGCCCACGGGTGGACGGCTACGAGATCCGCACGGCGGCCGTCTCCCGCGACATCCCCTGCATCACCACGATCCAGGGTGCCGCCGCGGCCGTGCACGGCATCGAGGCGCTGATCCGCGACGACATCGGGGTGCGGCCGCTGCAGGCGCTGCAGGCCGCGCTGCGGGCCGACTGGGACAAGTCCCGGTGA
- the pyrF gene encoding orotidine-5'-phosphate decarboxylase: MTRAPFGTRLTEAVAARGSLCVGIDPHPGLLDQWGLPRDASGLERFALTCVEAFAGDISVIKPQSAFFESYGSRGVAVLERVIAEVQSAGALVLLDVKRGDIGSTMAAYAQAYLADGSPLAADAVTVSPYLGFGSLDPAVEEAERTGRGLFVLALTSNPEGVGVQRAVGADGVSVAQSIVDQAAARNAAQRAATGAPLGSLGLVVGATVGSTGLDLSELGGPVLAPGLGAQGAGAAELAEVFGPTLPHVLPASARDVLRHGPDAAALRTAALRVRDELAAAAR; encoded by the coding sequence GTGACTCGGGCGCCGTTCGGGACCCGGCTGACCGAGGCCGTCGCCGCCCGCGGGTCGCTGTGCGTGGGCATCGACCCGCACCCCGGTCTGCTCGACCAGTGGGGCCTGCCCCGCGACGCGAGCGGCCTGGAGCGGTTCGCGCTGACCTGCGTGGAGGCGTTCGCGGGCGACATCTCGGTGATCAAGCCGCAGTCGGCGTTCTTCGAGTCGTACGGCTCGCGCGGGGTCGCCGTGCTGGAGCGCGTCATCGCCGAGGTCCAGTCCGCGGGCGCGCTGGTGCTGCTCGACGTCAAGCGCGGCGACATCGGCTCGACCATGGCCGCCTACGCCCAGGCGTACCTGGCCGACGGCTCGCCGCTGGCCGCGGACGCGGTGACCGTTTCGCCCTACCTCGGGTTCGGCTCGCTCGACCCGGCCGTCGAGGAGGCCGAGCGCACCGGGCGCGGCCTGTTCGTGCTCGCGCTGACCTCCAACCCCGAGGGCGTGGGCGTGCAGCGCGCTGTCGGGGCCGACGGGGTGAGCGTGGCCCAGTCGATCGTCGACCAGGCCGCCGCCCGCAACGCCGCCCAGCGCGCCGCCACCGGCGCCCCGCTCGGCTCCCTGGGGCTCGTGGTGGGCGCCACCGTGGGCAGCACGGGTCTGGACCTTTCCGAGCTCGGTGGGCCGGTCCTGGCCCCCGGGCTGGGTGCTCAGGGCGCCGGTGCGGCCGAGTTGGCCGAGGTGTTCGGCCCGACCCTGCCGCACGTGCTGCCCGCCAGCGCCCGCGACGTCCTGCGGCACGGTCCCGACGCCGCCGCGCTGCGCACCGCCGCGCTGCGGGTACGCGACGAACTGGCGGCCGCCGCGCGCTAG
- the mihF gene encoding integration host factor, actinobacterial type: MALPQLTEEQRAAALEKAAAARRARAELKERLKRGGTTLKDVLAQSDNDEVLGKMKVTALLEALPGVGKVRAQQIIERLEIAPSRRLRGLGDRQRKALLAEFSGE; this comes from the coding sequence GTGGCCCTTCCCCAGCTGACCGAGGAGCAGCGGGCCGCAGCGCTGGAGAAGGCGGCTGCCGCCCGTCGCGCCCGAGCCGAGCTCAAGGAGCGCCTGAAGCGAGGCGGAACCACCCTCAAGGACGTGCTGGCCCAGTCTGACAACGACGAGGTCCTGGGCAAGATGAAGGTCACCGCGCTGCTCGAGGCCCTCCCGGGCGTCGGCAAGGTGCGTGCCCAGCAGATCATCGAGCGCCTGGAGATCGCGCCGAGCAGGCGCCTGCGCGGCCTCGGTGACCGCCAGCGCAAGGCGTTGCTGGCCGAGTTCAGCGGCGAGTGA
- the gmk gene encoding guanylate kinase has protein sequence MTKQSLGSEPGPGTAPRARLTVVSGPSGVGKSSVVAELRRLHPDVYFSVSATTRAPRPGEVPGAHYHFVDRAEFARMVGSGELLEHAEYAGNCYGTPRGPVEAALAEGRPAVLEIELQGARQVRVAMPEALLVMLVPPSWDALVSRLTGRGTEDPEVVARRLAVAKDELAAESEFDVVLVNADVPTAAGELLTLVLPDPSNQECTE, from the coding sequence GTGACCAAGCAGTCGCTAGGCAGTGAGCCGGGACCGGGCACCGCGCCCCGGGCTCGGCTCACTGTCGTATCCGGCCCGTCCGGGGTCGGCAAGTCGAGCGTGGTCGCCGAGCTGCGCAGGCTGCACCCGGACGTCTACTTCAGCGTGTCGGCCACCACCCGGGCCCCCCGGCCCGGCGAGGTGCCCGGCGCGCACTACCACTTCGTCGACCGCGCGGAGTTCGCGCGGATGGTGGGCTCGGGCGAGCTGCTCGAGCACGCCGAGTACGCGGGCAACTGCTACGGCACCCCGCGCGGCCCGGTCGAGGCCGCGCTGGCCGAGGGCAGGCCCGCGGTGCTGGAGATCGAGCTCCAGGGGGCCCGCCAGGTGCGCGTGGCCATGCCCGAGGCCTTGCTAGTGATGCTGGTGCCGCCGTCGTGGGACGCGCTGGTGTCGCGGCTGACCGGCCGGGGCACCGAGGACCCCGAGGTCGTGGCGCGCCGGTTGGCGGTGGCCAAGGACGAGTTGGCCGCCGAGTCCGAGTTCGACGTGGTCCTGGTGAACGCCGATGTGCCGACCGCCGCCGGGGAGTTGCTAACCTTGGTGCTTCCGGACCCCTCGAACCAGGAGTGCACCGAGTGA
- the rpoZ gene encoding DNA-directed RNA polymerase subunit omega gives MITPTELGALGEPTTQLEGITNPPIDDLLDKVSSKYALVIYAAKRARQINDYYAQLGEGLLEYVGPLVEPGPREKPLSIALREIHSGLLEHTEGE, from the coding sequence GTGATCACCCCTACCGAGCTTGGCGCTCTCGGCGAGCCGACGACGCAGCTCGAAGGCATCACCAACCCGCCGATCGACGACCTGCTCGACAAGGTCAGCTCCAAGTACGCGCTGGTCATCTACGCCGCCAAGCGCGCACGGCAGATCAACGACTACTACGCCCAGCTCGGCGAGGGCCTGCTGGAGTACGTCGGTCCGCTGGTGGAGCCCGGTCCCCGGGAGAAGCCGCTGTCCATCGCCCTGCGCGAGATCCACTCCGGTCTGCTTGAGCACACCGAGGGCGAGTGA